The genomic stretch AGGCGGCCGCCCCACTGGTCGGCGGGGTGACGCCCGGCAGCGCCGCGGAGCGCGCCGGAGTGCGCGCCGGCGACCGGATCGTGGCCGTGGAGGATCGCGATTCACCCACCTGGCAGGCCGCGGCGATGGCCATCGTCGACCAGATCCTGGGCGATCCGACGGTGCAGGTCACCGTTGAGGACGAGCAGGGCGCCCGGCGCGATCTCCTTCTCGATCTCTCCGAGCAGAAGAAGGGCATCCTCGAAAACGGCAATCTGTTCGGCGCGGCCGGTTTGGAACCGATGAGGGATTCGCGTCCCATACTGGGCGACATCCTTCCGGACGGTCCGGCCGCCGCGTCCGGATTCGCGCCCGGTGACCACATTCTGTCGGCTGGCGGGGAGGACATCGGCACCTGGCGCGAGTGGGTCGATTACGTGCGGGCCCGCCCGGGACAAAGCGTGCCCGTGACCGTGGCCCGTGACGGGACGGAGCTACGGCTCTACCTGCGGATCGGCAGCCGCAGCGAAGCCCCGGCACAGGACGCGGCCGGCCCGGCCGCCATCGGCTTCGTCGGCGTGACGCAGTCTCCCGAGGCGCGTTCGCACCTGTTCGTGACCCAGCGCCTGGGGCCGTTGCGGGCACTGGCGCGAGGCGTACAGGAAACCGGGCGAATTACCGCGCTTACCTTCCGCGTGCTCGGCAACATGTTCACCGGCGACGTTTCGCTGCGCACCCTGAACGGGCCCGTGGGCATCGCCCGCTACGCGGGAGAAGCGGTCCAGATCAGCGGGGTCGCGTTCCTCATGTTCCTGGCGCTGGTCAGCGTGAGCCTGGGCATCCTCAACCTGCTCCCCATTCCGATTCTGGACGGCGGCCAGATCGTGAACCAGACGATCGAGAAGCTTCGCGGCCGCCCGATTCGCGAACGGACCCAGCTCGCCGTGCAGCGGCTGGGGCTGGCGCTGGTGCTGGCCATCATGTTCGTGGCCCTGTTCAACGACATCAGCGGATTCTTCCGCCCGGGAGGCTGAGCGGATGCGAAGGTATTTGATTGACACGGCACTGGTGGCGGCGGCAGCGGTCGTGTTCGGTTTTGCACCGGTGTTTGCGAAGGCGCAGGAAGAGGCGTTTGTCGTTCGGGACATCCGCATCGAGGGCCTGCAGCGCATCTCCGAGGGCGCCGTACTGAATTACCTGCCCGTGAACATCGGCGACACGCTGGACGCGGCTTCCGTGCGCCAGCTGATAAGGGGACTGTACGCGTCGGGCTTCTTCGCGGATGTCGAGTTTCGGCGCGACGGGGACGCGCTGCTTGTGGCGGTGCGCGAACAGCCCACGATCGAATCGCTGCTGATCGAGGGCAACAAGGACGTCAAGTCCGAGGACCTGAACCGGACACTGTTCGACAACGGCATCTCCGAAGGCAGCCTGGTCAAGCCGTCGGTTCTTGAGGAAGTGGAGCTCTCGCTGACCGACCTCTATTTCGGGCGCGGCAAGTACGGCGCCGAAGTCAACGTGGACGTGACGGAACTTCCCGACAACAAGGTGGACGTGGTCATCGACATCACGGAGGGCGACCGCTCGCGTATCCGCCAGATCAACATCGTGGGCAACGAGCTTTTCACGGACAAGGAACTGAAGAAGGATTTCGAGCTGAAGACGCCGAACTGGCTGTCCTTCATCCGCCAGGACGACCGCTACTCGCGCGAGGCGTTGCAGGGCGACCTGGAAAAGCTGCGCTCGCATTACCTGGATCGCGGTTATGCCGACTTTCAGCTGCAATCGACCCAGGTGACGCTCGCGCCCGATCTGAAGGACGTTTTCATCACCATCAACGTTCGTGAAGGCAGCAATTACACGGTATCGGAGGTCAAGCTGGCCGGCGATTTCGTCGTGGACG from Gammaproteobacteria bacterium encodes the following:
- the rseP gene encoding RIP metalloprotease RseP — encoded protein: MLVDTLIAIGAFVLAISLLVAVHEWGHYIAARMSKVRVLEFSIGFGPAIWRRKAGLDQTEYQLRALPVGGYVRLLDEREGPVAEEELHRSFNRRPYWQRIFVLAAGPGMNFLFAIVAYWMIFMVGIQAAAPLVGGVTPGSAAERAGVRAGDRIVAVEDRDSPTWQAAAMAIVDQILGDPTVQVTVEDEQGARRDLLLDLSEQKKGILENGNLFGAAGLEPMRDSRPILGDILPDGPAAASGFAPGDHILSAGGEDIGTWREWVDYVRARPGQSVPVTVARDGTELRLYLRIGSRSEAPAQDAAGPAAIGFVGVTQSPEARSHLFVTQRLGPLRALARGVQETGRITALTFRVLGNMFTGDVSLRTLNGPVGIARYAGEAVQISGVAFLMFLALVSVSLGILNLLPIPILDGGQIVNQTIEKLRGRPIRERTQLAVQRLGLALVLAIMFVALFNDISGFFRPGG